The genomic stretch AGGAAAAAAAAGTCTTCACTATGATGAGCTCAAAATTCTTATTCACTATTTTATGTGAACTATTTTATGTCTGGTTTATCCTAGAGTTTCAAGGGGTATTCAGTTGAATCCTGTATGTTGTTTTCTGACATAAATTCATACAGGATTCTGATTAGACCGCATCCAGCAATTTGGCGCTTATCTCATGGTATGGCTGTTGTTTACCTTGTTGCTCAcacattttttctttttcaggTCAGCTCTTCTCTTTCCTATCTGTATAGTGATCCTTTTTTCCAAAAAGTAAAAATTTGTGGAGAAGCATTCTTTTGATTCACTCTAGAGTCATCTACTTCAGATTCTTATCACATTTTTCCAGCCTTTTGAAGTTATTCATTTATctatgattttgtttttttatttatatcttATCATACAGTATGCATAAAGAGGCATTAATTGTTTAATTTCTCTGGTATCTTTTCCAAACTATTGCAGTAAACAGGAATTTACTCTCCAAGATAAAGAATCCACAAAATGATACCATTGAAGTTGGACCTAGAGATTTAAAGCTGACCTTTTTGTCTACCTCAGGACAACTAAAACAGATGTACAATTCTAAAACTGaggtaagttgtttaatttcaaaaAGTAACCATGGCtataattatgtaattatgtATGATGATACCTTTTCCTCTTGTATATAACTTTTTCTTTTCCAATCTATAAAGTATTCAGCCTTTCTGATGTAATCAATTAGTCAATTAGTCTGTAATTTAGTTATTAGCTGCTAGTTGTATTTAACTTTAATTGTTACTTAGTTGTAATTTAGATATAATTTTCTGAGGGTTATCACTATATAAACTTGTGAGTAAAATATGGCAATTTTTTTacttgttatgtttttatttctgTTTAAACAATTCTGCTTTGTAAGTGTTGATTTGaaatagatttaataaataaatgataacaTACTCCAACTCACTTGTTGTGAATGTTTTTTACTCACTCTTGTATTTGCTTGCTAATGGAATTAGGTTCATAGTGGGATTAGATGAGTTGACTTTTGTTTGTGATAAGAGTAATATATCAAGATTATTTATTTCTGGATGGTGGATAAACTTGTGCATCtttgattttcaattttattttttggtaCTCTTTTTATATCATGGTCATTGGGAGCCCCTTCAAAATGTACCTAAGGGAAGATGCTTTTAGTTTAAATTTATAAAGTATATCTTACAATTATTACTTTAGGCTGGCAACAGAAGCCATCTAGACTAGCTTTAGGCACAAACTTCTGTATCAAAAATAATGGTTCTCAGCCATTGGAATTGTAGGTCATATGTGGTTTAGAATTAATTACATCAAGAGCTTAGAGGCCATCTTACATTTTACAGCATGGTCCCCTATTTTTGAGTGAGAATCTTGTATGCAGCCTTTAAAGTATAGAAAGCTTTATCCAAGTGATAGTATGTGAGTATGTGCTAATCATCTATATCTATCTATATTCTAGACGATTAACTTACACagaaagtaattaaatttaatttgcTGTTATTTagatattttgttattattatttttaaataatttaccaaTTAATACCGCTCTCTTTTAGTTAATATTAAAGCACTACCATGTTGCCCAGTTCTTAGGTTTCTAGTACATATAATATACATGGATAACTGTGTATAACTCTGTtttcttttgatttatttttagtcatttcattTCAGCTCCGTTTTTTTACCTTGCTTTAAAGTTATTTTTGTTCTTCTAGAGAGTATATCACTTTTCTTTTTTCAGACTGATGATTGGAAGGTTATGGTTTGTTGAGAAAAGAACAATGACAAGAAGCAGAGAGATTGAGTCATGTTATGGTCTGTGCATCATGATCTAAACTATAAGTTATTAAGTCATGTCTTTGTTTCTGCATTGTTTTTATTGTTTGTAACAATGTCCCAATTAAAGATATACATTCATGCATAAACTATGGTTTCTATATCTGAATTACTTTTAACTTCTTATATTGAAAAATGATTGTAGATTGAATCAAAAGATTGTACCGAGTATTTTGTGTCTTGGAAAGGAGCTATATATAGATACTGCAAGTCATGTTTTTGTTGTCTTTGCTTCAACTGCTAATCAGGTATGTACTTTGGCACTCTTTGTAACATAccactttgttttatttattcttttacttgattttttatttttgttctattATTTCATTTAGTTACTTATTAGTTTTATCCAAAAAAAATTAGTTGGCTTTAAAATGATACTGTTAGTAttgatatattattttgattGCTAGTTCTTGGAAGAATGACtttagattctatttttaattgattaaatattatttcattagTTTTACCTTGTTGTGGTCTCGTTGCTCTGCTCTTTTTAATAAATAGATTTTCATGAGTAGTTTAGTTCATTGTTAAACTGGTTAGCCCATAAATGTTATGTCTTTTGCCTTATTCTTGAGAGGTAATGCATGATTCCATAtcttgttttttctaaaaaatatatataatagttgTTGAGTTTTGTTGTATTTTGGTCTCTAATTAATCTACCAAATTCAGAGTTTCTGACCCCCAGTTGAATTCAGCTGcttatttttttactttattaaaaaaaacacagTTTTTTACTTGCATGCTTTTCTTTTTATTGAAAAGAAAAGGAATCATTATTACTCCATGGTATTCAGTGAAGGATCATTTGGTTTcaccttattttttatttatttatttattttgctttAACTTTAAAATTTGTGATCAGTTTCTGATGGGTGCATTGTGTAACTATCAGATTTTGCTTGGTTTTATTTTCTGATGGAATTTATAGTTGCTGATAGATTTTTGGGACCAAGGACTAGTTCTTTCATTAATCTTTGAAGATGCTTCATTTTCCATCTTCTGTATTCGATGATAATGCATCATTGTACACCAAACATAGTGTTTTAGAAAGGAACTTTGTTGCTTGAGATGTCTTTAAATGACTAGTTTTGTTGTCCTTATGGGGCTTACAGTGACTCATTAATGTaatctcatttttttcttaacaCAGGGAATACGTTTATTTCCAAGAAAGTTGacaacaagaagaaaaagaaacttaAGAAGGTGGAAGATAAGATGCTTGGATGGGGTAAGCTTTTTATGGTACTCTTAAATGCTCTATTTAATAGTTCAGTGACCTTATATTGCATGTTGTTTACGTTCTCACTCTGTTTCCTTTCTTAATATTGATACGATACTGTTGAAAATTTTCCAGTGTTGGTCAATATTGTTTTAGAGTCAAATTTTAGTGCTTCAGATCCTTGTGCATATTGGCTTGCAAGTTAATTTCTCTTTCATAAGTGCTGAATTGCTTCAATTTGAGTTGCCTTTTGGACTTCCCTAAATTTTAGTGAAACACTATCGTCTTTTAAGTTGCTCATGATATATACTTGGAAGTAGtctttttataaactatgttatatTCTTTCTTGGTTTCATCAACCATTAAACCATCATCTGTATGACAGGTGGTCGTGATGATGCAAAGTTGTCTATTCCAGCTACTGTTGTTCTTCGTTATATGTTCATGCCTACTGAAATGAGGGTAGGTTAAAGAATGTCTATGGCTTTAAACTCTCTTCTCAATGGTTATTTACTAGTCCTGCTGCACACTAGTTGTAATGCGAACTTTTATGCTAACAAAATAATCCACCTTTGTTACTGGCTGCACATGATTGACAAATAAATAATGCCTTTTGAGATTACCCTTTTCTTAACTATTCAGTTTTAAGTTGCTTGCCTAGGAAATCTTTATGAAAACTAATGTGCTTACCTTAGTGATGTAGCTACACAGTTACTCTTTCAGGAGTTTCTAGATTTAATtttttgatttctattctttccTGTCCATATCCACATTGTTATTGTAACACCACTATTTATTTGGAGCTTTAGCTTGGAGTTCTTGGCCTTTTTACCCCTCATCCTGCCAGTCTTGGAAATTCGACCTGGATAACCTTGAGTTTTCTTTAGTGTCATCATTATCTATACATATGCATACACACTTTCAAAACTTGCAAGCCTACTGCTACACATTATGCATTTTGGCCATCATCTCAGATATCTATTTGATTGAACTGAAACTTGGTTATGCATTTTGTTTTTATTGTTGGGTTAGCTGACCTATGTTTAAAGCTTTGGCCATCAACATAACATGGtggtattttagttttaaaaaattgacCCTATGACAGTTACTGTCTTAGGACtgaaaaaataaaatttggaACTTCTAGTGCATTGAAAAATGATTTTGCCATTAGAAAAACTTATTCTTCTCTTTGTCACACTGCattctatgttattttatttatttatttattttctagaATTTTCTAGGGACACATGTTTCATACCAAAATCTTGCACCACATAATgttgcacatatatatatatgtatatatatatatttccttttCGAAATAGAACCTGTCATTTGAAGTCATATGGCTGGCTgtgcaattttattattattatgtaaaaTGTCACATGCATTACTCTTATTTTACACCCTTACCATTGTTATCTtcaattgattgtattattttcaACTTGGTGATCAACCTGCCATTGATGTACTGACGAAGAAGCAAAATGCATTGCTTGGAGTGGCTACAAATGATGATGGAAAGCAAGTGGAGGAAGATGCTAGATATCCACCATGGGTGCAATGTTGCCTGAAATCTCATTATCTGGATAAATATGATATTTGGGGAAGTCGACAGTATCAAATATTTAGCACTAGATTGGTGGTTATTAGGATAGATACTCATTGTTTTGTATGTTGGTTGGAAATTGTATAGCATGTTAGTTTTACCATGTGATTTAAgatttattggtttaagttttcggGTCTTTGTCTCCTAGGAGCTATAATATAATTTGatgacaatgttgaatgttttgaactaatttgtggattgttaatacaatgttgaatgctttttactttttgttatttgaaaatcaagttcatttgatgatgctagtatatattagaaaactaattttaattatataaataaaaaataaaaatataatagaataaatgagtgttatataaatgaatatataatgagaatttaaacttatctaaatattaaaataatatgaaaaatgtattataatatctattacaataacacttttttataagtaaagaattttgttatgcaaacttcattatataacacaaaaactgtgttatactaaagtgtagtataacacaaaaaatgtgttatactaaagtgtagtataacacaaatttataagtattgaaatgtgttatataatcgattataaataatataattaaacacttatctatttattaaaataacacagaaagtgtgttgtcgttgacagtataataacacatctgtataacaatgataaagtgttatgtgaagtaccctgacctacgataacatagtcggtcttaacataTCAAAAAGTGtcatggtatgttttgataacacatttttggtgttattaaaagcattttttcttgtagtgaatttCACTTCTATAACTCCAGTCATAGGCATTTGATCCCTTCTACATATATTTATGGTCCACTGACAGCGATCACATATTTTAACAAATAAATTGGCATCCTTGAACAAGGTACGCCAATAAACCCCCAACCGCAATactataatgacccaaaatcacttaTAAGGCATAAAGGCATTGATTatcgtgccgggagggcataattggtatgtGTATGTTTAAacggttaaatgtgtgactatgtggcatgcatgattatatgcatgtttatgagtattagatatgcatgtgggccctttatagcttataagggcatatttgtaattttggcctattaagggcataaacgtgattaaatgtgataaatggttgagaccacattattatgtggatataactGTAGTAtttggctcgagacggtcctagtgagaggattagcgaaatagtcacagcggggtttaatacccagctcggtgggagcctgggggtatttttgggaatttagaggatattttgggatttatagatattgaataagtatttggtaattaattggacacgacGGGGTTGATTATTTAATAGTAtgaatacttgaggaattagtaggaactgggagcggaatgaccattttaccccttagtACCTTTGGAAGATTAATAAGCTtagaagggcaaaatggtctttttagAGGTTAAAGGTAATATTCTGTAGGATTCCAAACTTAGCCGAAATCACCTAGAACTCTCACCTCTCTCTTTCTcacgtactctctctctctcccactctcCCTAAATTCTTAACTGAAGCTAAGGAATAAGGAAAACATAAGGAATTTAGGCGATAAGCTAAGAATTTTTGGAAGGGAATTAAAGGAGAAGCGCTTGAGCTACTGAAGGAAAAGAGGCTAGGACTTAAGCTCAAAGATTGAAGGTTGGAACTTAAGGTTTAGCATCTATTTAAGGTAAGAATTTTGTTTAGCTTCAGTAAAGAATTTAGGTTTATAGAATTGGTTGATTGAGGTTTCTAAGTGATGAATTGTAAGCAATTTCAGTAGAGTTTGCTGGGTTATATTGTGCCTAAAATATGTGAGTTAAGGTGTTAAATTAATAGCTAACTTGCTTTTCATTGGGAGGTTTGTTAAGGTGAAATCCTGGGAAAATTAGCTGGGAAGAATGTTGtagaaacccagaaaattctgggcAAAAGAGGGCGCGCCGCGATCCAGCTTGTGGGCGCCGCTGCCTGCGTGCCCAAAACGCATGGGAGTGCTCTCTGACCTGGGGGGTGACGTGGCCCTAAAGGGCAATTCGCGACCCACCTCCCCTGAGGCTTGGGGTTTTTGGTTtgtgacttgggggcaagtcgcgacccttagggccaggtcacgACCCACCTTGGGATTTTTGCCTTAGATTGGTTCTTAAGGATAGTGAGGCTCGGGGGTTTGAACCTAGGTGCTcaagacgatttctactacctggtttagtggaaatcaaggtcccagaggctagcttttgtctcctaagtatttatttagattagaaattgatgattatccattggccactgtgactaggtttatcgccaaggctcaggactgaggatcatgctcaggACCGTTATGTATCTTCCActcagaattcaaggtaagaaaactaaacCCTTGTGTGGTTATGAACGGGACTGAGTTTCCCAATTATAGATCTCTTGTACTATGTGCTTATAAGATTGATGTGACATACAATAATGACCGACCTAAGGGAGTCGAAGCTAATGGTAAGCGTACTGAGCGCGACccgacctaagcgagccggggccAGCTAGTGCAACAGGGGCTcgacctaagtgtgccaaccccaATTATTTGAGAACCTGAGATTATGTGTTTACTATTGATTAGTTGAATATTGATGTTCTGATTTATGTTTGAATTGGATAAACTTGATTGAATGTTCTTACTGCTTCATGTGTTTGTtgtttttggttttcttgttgggccttggctcacgggtgctacgtggtgcagataaaggctaGGGTAAGTtggaacaaccatgagttggagagctctgggggcgaggtgtacatagtcagccgctcgaccaccacgaccgaggaaaagtacagggacagaagcctgaaacttgtattttgccattagaatggccactggttgtatataacttttgaaaacTGTAActtgtctcttaaaccctatttttgggatcccatgtaccaaaaatcaattttaatgaaaaataaccgtttatgatcaaaatcttttaaccctaacctgattattgactttaggatcacgtttttgtccaaatgactttattagcaagtcctgcactatttcaaatacacagtgtaacggccttggttatctagggcgttacaaatacttTTGCCACTGTTCTGGTTGCCCCAAATGACCACCACACTGAAGAGTATGATAGTGAGTTAAAATGGAGT from Humulus lupulus chromosome 5, drHumLupu1.1, whole genome shotgun sequence encodes the following:
- the LOC133834535 gene encoding probable alpha-mannosidase At5g66150: MFLALSYIWILIRPHPAIWRLSHVNRNLLSKIKNPQNDTIEVGPRDLKLTFLSTSGQLKQMYNSKTEIESKDCTEYFVSWKGAIYRYCKSCFCCLCFNC